One window from the genome of Eucalyptus grandis isolate ANBG69807.140 chromosome 7, ASM1654582v1, whole genome shotgun sequence encodes:
- the LOC120295589 gene encoding pyrrolidone-carboxylate peptidase 1-like isoform X2, translated as MGSEGPKPVTINVTGFKKFQGVPENPTETIVNNLKSFVEKKGLPPGVTFGTCTVLEAAGDGALPMLFKVMESGISSDGSTCDAQVVWLHLGVNSGAHKFAIERQAVNEATFRCPDELGWRPQQLPIVPEDGKISRTRQTSFSTKAILEFLKKKGYDVTLSDDAGRFVCNYVYYHSLRLAEQRGSRSLFVHVPPFSRIDEETQMNFVASLLEAIASSC; from the exons ATGGGGTCTGAAGGGCCAAAGCCAGTCACAATAAACGTAACTGGATTCAAGAAATTTCAAGGTGTCCCTGAAAATCCCACAGAGACTATTGTTAATAATCTGAAAAGTTTTGTAGAGAAAAAAGGGCTACCGCCTGGAGTGACTTTTGGGACATGCACCGTACTAGAGGCTGCAGGTGATGGTGCACTTCCCATGCTTTTCAAAGTTATGGAATCTGGCATCTCGAGTGATGGTTCGACATGCGACGCACAAGTTGTGTGG CTTCACTTGGGGGTAAATAGTGGTGCTCATAAGTTTGCCATTGAGCGGCAGGCTGTTAATGAAGCCACTTTTCGTTGTCCAGATGAGCTAGGATGGCGACCTCAG CAACTTCCGATAGTTCCTGAAGATGGCAAGATTTCTCGAACAAGACAG ACTTCCTTCTCCACAAAAGCAATCCTTGagttcttgaagaagaagggCTACGATGTAACTCTTTCTGATGACGCTGGTCGGTTCGTCTGCAACTATGTGTACTACCACTCTCTTCGGCTTGCAGAACAACGGGGTAGCCGATCTCTCTTTGTGCACGTTCCTCCCTTCTCAAGAATCGATGAAGAGACTCAGATGAATTTCGTAGCCTCCCTTTTGGAAGCTATTGCATCATCATGTTGA
- the LOC120295589 gene encoding pyrrolidone-carboxylate peptidase-like isoform X1 — MGSEGPKPVTINVTGFKKFQGVPENPTETIVNNLKSFVEKKGLPPGVTFGTCTVLEAAGDGALPMLFKVMESGISSDGSTCDAQVVWLHLGVNSGAHKFAIERQAVNEATFRCPDELGWRPQQLPIVPEDGKISRTRQIYTRRNVVSCLRPLNPVFDILVMPFLKTSFSTKAILEFLKKKGYDVTLSDDAGRFVCNYVYYHSLRLAEQRGSRSLFVHVPPFSRIDEETQMNFVASLLEAIASSC; from the exons ATGGGGTCTGAAGGGCCAAAGCCAGTCACAATAAACGTAACTGGATTCAAGAAATTTCAAGGTGTCCCTGAAAATCCCACAGAGACTATTGTTAATAATCTGAAAAGTTTTGTAGAGAAAAAAGGGCTACCGCCTGGAGTGACTTTTGGGACATGCACCGTACTAGAGGCTGCAGGTGATGGTGCACTTCCCATGCTTTTCAAAGTTATGGAATCTGGCATCTCGAGTGATGGTTCGACATGCGACGCACAAGTTGTGTGG CTTCACTTGGGGGTAAATAGTGGTGCTCATAAGTTTGCCATTGAGCGGCAGGCTGTTAATGAAGCCACTTTTCGTTGTCCAGATGAGCTAGGATGGCGACCTCAG CAACTTCCGATAGTTCCTGAAGATGGCAAGATTTCTCGAACAAGACAG ATATATACGAGACGTAATGTTGTTTCTTGTCTGCGACCTCTAAACCCTGTATTCGACATTCTCGTCATGCCATTCTTGAAGACTTCCTTCTCCACAAAAGCAATCCTTGagttcttgaagaagaagggCTACGATGTAACTCTTTCTGATGACGCTGGTCGGTTCGTCTGCAACTATGTGTACTACCACTCTCTTCGGCTTGCAGAACAACGGGGTAGCCGATCTCTCTTTGTGCACGTTCCTCCCTTCTCAAGAATCGATGAAGAGACTCAGATGAATTTCGTAGCCTCCCTTTTGGAAGCTATTGCATCATCATGTTGA